A window of the Cuculus canorus isolate bCucCan1 chromosome 3, bCucCan1.pri, whole genome shotgun sequence genome harbors these coding sequences:
- the LOC104060692 gene encoding transmembrane protein 121, with translation MVPPPPVSKPHVCLSTALIMTSLILMDVYLVEQSQGSRKLGICVMVAVGDVCFLLVLRYVAIWVGAEVKTAKRGYAMILWFLYIFVLEIKVYFVYQNYKADRKSLDLIARKALTLLLSICIPALYVLLVATEHMEYVRTFKKKEDLRNRLFWVIVDMLDVLDIQANLWEPQKKGLPLWAEGLMFFYCYILLLVLPCVSLCEISMQGIGIMPHRMMLYPMLSMLTVNITTIFIRGSNMVFFRDARVSSIFMGKNMLAIGLKVCTFVQYQQHRKHGPLGPDLPLQHSSQAQPSPGLHKSREQPTCPEELAQDNT, from the coding sequence ATGGTTCCCCCCCCACCCGTCAGCAAGCCTCACGTGTGCCTCTCCACTGCGCTCATCATGACCAGCCTCATCCTCATGGATGTCTATCTGGTGGAACAGAGCCAGGGCTCCAGGAAACTGGGAATCTGTGTGATGGTGGCAGTGGGCGATGTGTGCTTCCTACTGGTGCTCCGCTATGTGGCCATCTGGGTTGGGGCAGAGGTAAAGACAGCAAAGCGGGGCTATGCCATGATCCTCTGGTTCCTGTACATCTTTGTTCTGGAGATCAAAGTCTACTTTGTGTACCAGAACTACAAAGCTGACCGGAAAAGCCTGGATCTCATAGCCCGCAAAGCACTGACCTTACTGCTCTCCATCTGCATCCCAGCCCTCTATGTGTTGTTGGTGGCCACAGAGCACATGGAGTACGTTAGGACattcaagaagaaagaagatctCCGCAACCGCCTCTTCTGGGTTATTGTGGACATGCTGGACGTGCTAGACATCCAGGCCAACCTGTGGGAGCCCCAGAAGAAGGGGCTGCCACTCTGGGCTGAGGGCCTGATGTTCTTCTACTGCTACATCTTGCTCCTGGTCCTCCCTTGTGTGTCCCTCTGTGAGATCAGTATGCAAGGGATTGGCATTATGCCGCACCGGATGATGCTGTATCCCATGCTGAGCATGCTCACTGTCAACATCACCACCATCTTCATCCGAGGCAGCAACATGGTCTTCTTCAGGGATGCCCGGGTCTCCAGCATCTTTATGGGCAAGAACATGCTGGCCATTGGGCTGAAGGTCTGTACATTTGTGCAGTACCAGCAGCACCGGAAGCACGGGCCCTTGGGGCCAGACCTgcccctgcagcacagctcccaaGCCCAGCCCTCTCCAGGGCTGCACAAATCCCGCGAGCAGCCCACCTGCCCTGAGGAGCTGGCCCAGGACAATACGTGA